A region from the Streptomyces sp. 3214.6 genome encodes:
- a CDS encoding sensor histidine kinase, whose protein sequence is MSGFLAGVCIAILPFLAAGFWLGRRTARPESLGGLGTPVEHATFQTLHTASLAAPPLRAGLTEETARRSARRLRTLLGTDALCLTDEKEVLTWDGVGAHHRAEIMERLVGPLESGRGEAFRLTCEHPDCPVRWAVVAPLTVDDRVHGALVACAPRESAVLVRAAGEVARWVSVQLELADLDQSRTKLIEAEIKALRAQISPHFIFNSLAVIASFVRTDPERARELLLEFADFTRYSFRRHGDFTTLADELHAIDHYLALVRARFGDRLAVTLQIAPEVLPVALPFLCLQPLVENAVKHGLEGKTGTCHIQITAQDAGAEALVVIEDDGAGMDPVALRRILAGEVSPSGGIGLSNVDDRLRQVYGDDHGLVIETALGAGMKITARLPKYQPGVHSAARLTPR, encoded by the coding sequence ATGAGCGGCTTCCTCGCGGGCGTCTGCATCGCCATCCTCCCCTTCCTCGCCGCGGGCTTCTGGCTGGGCCGCCGCACCGCACGCCCGGAAAGCCTGGGCGGGCTGGGCACCCCCGTCGAGCACGCCACCTTCCAGACCCTGCACACCGCCTCCCTCGCCGCACCCCCGCTGCGGGCCGGCCTCACGGAGGAGACGGCCCGCAGATCGGCCCGCAGACTGCGCACCCTGCTCGGCACGGACGCCCTGTGCCTGACCGACGAGAAGGAGGTGCTGACCTGGGACGGAGTGGGCGCACACCATCGCGCCGAGATCATGGAGCGGCTCGTCGGCCCCCTGGAGAGCGGCCGCGGCGAGGCCTTCCGCCTGACCTGTGAGCACCCCGACTGTCCCGTCCGCTGGGCCGTCGTCGCCCCGCTCACCGTCGACGACCGGGTGCACGGCGCCCTGGTGGCCTGCGCGCCCCGCGAGTCCGCCGTCCTGGTGCGGGCGGCCGGCGAGGTGGCCCGCTGGGTGAGCGTCCAGCTGGAGCTGGCGGACCTCGACCAGTCCCGTACGAAGCTGATCGAGGCCGAGATCAAGGCCCTGCGTGCCCAGATCTCCCCGCACTTCATCTTCAACTCGCTCGCTGTGATCGCGAGTTTCGTGCGCACCGACCCCGAACGCGCCCGCGAACTGCTCCTGGAGTTCGCCGACTTCACCCGCTACTCGTTCCGCAGGCACGGCGACTTCACCACCCTCGCCGACGAACTCCACGCCATCGACCACTATCTGGCCCTGGTCCGGGCGCGCTTCGGCGACCGCCTCGCCGTCACCCTCCAGATAGCGCCCGAGGTCCTCCCCGTGGCGCTGCCCTTCCTCTGTCTCCAGCCGCTCGTGGAGAACGCCGTCAAGCACGGCCTGGAGGGCAAGACCGGCACCTGCCACATCCAGATCACCGCACAGGACGCCGGCGCCGAGGCCCTGGTCGTCATCGAGGACGACGGCGCCGGCATGGACCCGGTCGCGCTGCGCCGCATCCTGGCCGGCGAGGTGAGCCCGTCCGGCGGCATCGGCCTGTCCAACGTCGACGACCGGCTCCGCCAGGTCTACGGCGACGACCACGGCCTGGTCATCGAGACCGCCCTCGGAGCGGGCATGAAGATCACCGCCCGGCTTCCGAAGTACCAGCCGGGCGTGCACTCGGCGGCCCGGCTCACCCCCAGGTGA
- a CDS encoding 6-phosphofructokinase, translated as MRIGVLTSGGDCPGLNAVIRSVVHRAVADHGDEVIGFRDGWKGLLECDYLKLDLDAVGGILARGGTILGSSRVQPSHLRDGVERARGHVAELGLDAIIPIGGEGTLKAARLMSDAGLPIVGVPKTIDNDIAVTDVTFGFDTAVGVATEALDRLKTTAESHQRVLVVEVMGRHTGWIALHSGMAAGAHAIVVPERPFDIEELARRVGERFEAGKRFAIVVAAEGAKPAPGSMEFDEGAKDIYGHERFAGIARQLSIELESRLGKEARPVILGHVQRGGTPTAYDRVLATRFGWHAVEAVHRGEFGNMTALRGTDIVMVSLAEAVETLKTVPQERYAEAECVL; from the coding sequence ATGCGCATTGGTGTCCTCACGTCCGGCGGCGACTGCCCCGGCCTGAACGCCGTCATCCGGTCCGTCGTGCACCGTGCCGTCGCCGACCACGGCGACGAGGTCATCGGCTTCCGGGACGGCTGGAAGGGCCTCCTGGAGTGCGACTACCTCAAGCTCGACCTCGACGCGGTGGGCGGCATCCTGGCCCGCGGCGGCACGATCCTCGGCTCCTCCCGGGTCCAGCCCTCGCATCTGCGCGACGGCGTGGAGCGGGCCCGGGGCCATGTCGCGGAGCTCGGTCTCGACGCGATCATCCCGATCGGCGGTGAGGGCACCCTCAAGGCGGCCCGGCTGATGTCCGACGCGGGGCTGCCCATCGTGGGCGTGCCGAAGACCATCGACAACGACATCGCCGTCACCGACGTCACCTTCGGCTTCGACACGGCCGTCGGTGTGGCCACCGAGGCGCTCGACCGGCTGAAGACCACCGCCGAGTCCCACCAGCGGGTGCTGGTCGTGGAGGTCATGGGGCGGCACACCGGCTGGATAGCGCTGCACTCCGGCATGGCCGCCGGCGCCCACGCCATCGTCGTACCGGAGCGGCCCTTCGACATCGAGGAGCTGGCCCGCCGGGTCGGTGAGCGGTTCGAGGCGGGCAAGCGGTTCGCGATCGTCGTCGCCGCGGAGGGGGCCAAGCCCGCGCCCGGCAGCATGGAGTTCGACGAGGGCGCCAAGGACATCTACGGGCATGAGCGCTTCGCGGGGATCGCCCGGCAGCTGTCGATCGAGCTGGAGTCGAGGCTCGGGAAGGAAGCACGGCCGGTGATTCTGGGGCATGTGCAGCGCGGCGGCACGCCGACCGCGTACGACCGGGTGCTCGCCACACGGTTCGGGTGGCATGCGGTGGAGGCCGTGCACCGGGGGGAGTTCGGCAACATGACGGCCCTGCGCGGGACGGACATCGTGATGGTGTCCCTCGCCGAGGCGGTCGAGACGCTGAAGACCGTTCCGCAGGAGCGGTACGCGGAAGCGGAGTGCGTGCTCTAG
- a CDS encoding MurT ligase domain-containing protein has product MAGNSDPLTPRAKIAVTAGKAVAAASRAAGRGSGSVIGGRVALKLDPDLLARLAQNLDVVLVSATNGKTTTTRLIAEALRAAGPVVSNALGANMPAGITSALAGGSDARYGVIEVDEKYLAGVARDTAPKCIALLNLSRDQLDRAAETRMLAENWREGLAGSKAVVVANADDPLVVWAASSSPNVIWVAAGQMWKDDAWSCPSCGGVMQRPGDDWFCGECGFRRPTPSWVLSGDHVLDPHGSAWPIHLQLPGRANKANAASSAAVAAVFGVPPQVALERMYQVQAVAGRYDVVQFMQRDLRLLLAKNPAGWLETFSLIDPPPAPVILSVNARGADGTDTSWLWDVDYTRLTGHPIFVVGDRKLDLAVRLEVANQHFQVCENLDQAVQLAPPGRIEVIANYTAFQDLRRRVGN; this is encoded by the coding sequence ATGGCAGGCAACTCGGACCCGCTCACGCCGCGGGCCAAGATCGCCGTGACCGCGGGCAAGGCGGTCGCGGCGGCGTCGCGCGCCGCGGGGCGCGGCAGCGGTTCGGTGATCGGCGGCCGGGTGGCGCTCAAACTCGACCCCGACCTCCTCGCCCGGCTCGCCCAGAACCTGGACGTCGTCCTCGTCTCGGCGACCAACGGCAAGACCACCACCACCCGGCTGATCGCCGAGGCGCTGCGCGCCGCCGGGCCGGTCGTGTCCAACGCGCTCGGCGCCAACATGCCGGCCGGCATCACCTCGGCCCTCGCGGGCGGCTCCGACGCGCGCTACGGCGTGATCGAGGTCGACGAGAAGTACCTCGCGGGCGTGGCCCGCGACACCGCCCCCAAGTGCATCGCGCTGCTCAACCTCTCCCGCGACCAGCTGGACCGCGCCGCCGAGACCCGCATGCTCGCGGAGAACTGGCGTGAGGGCCTCGCCGGTTCCAAGGCCGTCGTCGTGGCGAACGCCGACGACCCGCTGGTGGTGTGGGCGGCCTCCTCCTCGCCCAACGTGATCTGGGTCGCCGCCGGTCAGATGTGGAAGGACGACGCCTGGTCGTGCCCGTCCTGCGGCGGCGTCATGCAGCGGCCCGGGGACGACTGGTTCTGCGGCGAGTGCGGGTTCCGGCGGCCCACGCCGAGCTGGGTGCTGTCCGGGGACCATGTGCTCGATCCGCACGGGTCCGCCTGGCCGATCCATCTGCAGCTGCCGGGCCGTGCCAACAAGGCCAACGCCGCCTCCTCGGCCGCCGTCGCCGCCGTGTTCGGGGTGCCGCCGCAGGTCGCGCTGGAGCGGATGTACCAGGTGCAGGCCGTCGCCGGACGCTACGACGTCGTCCAGTTCATGCAGCGCGACCTGAGACTCCTGCTCGCGAAGAACCCGGCCGGCTGGCTCGAGACGTTCAGCCTGATCGATCCGCCGCCGGCCCCGGTCATCCTCTCGGTGAACGCGCGCGGCGCCGACGGCACCGACACCTCCTGGCTGTGGGACGTCGACTACACGCGGCTGACCGGCCACCCGATCTTCGTCGTCGGTGACCGCAAGCTGGACCTCGCGGTGCGTCTGGAGGTCGCAAACCAGCACTTCCAGGTGTGCGAGAACCTCGACCAGGCCGTGCAGCTGGCGCCGCCGGGCCGGATCGAGGTCATCGCCAACTACACCGCGTTCCAGGACCTGCGCCGCCGCGTCGGCAACTGA
- a CDS encoding acyl-CoA dehydrogenase family protein, translated as MAEFTMELNDEQKEVRDWLHGFAADVIRPAAAEWDEREETPWPVIQEAAKVGIYSLDFYAQQYFDPTGLGIPMAMEELFWGDAGIALSIVGTGLAAVGVLANGTEEQIGTWIPQMYGDAGDVKVAAFCSSEPDAGSDVASMRTRAVYDEAKDEWVLNGTKTWATNGGIANVHVVVAVVDAELGSKGHASFIVPAGTPGLAQGQKFKKHGIRASHTAEVILDNVRVPGSCLLGGKEKLDERLARARERAKSGGERVKNAAMATFEASRPAVGAMAVGTARAAYEVALDYAKTREQFGRPIIDNQGVAFQLADMRTQIDAARLLVWRASWMAVNGKQFTAAEGSMSKLFASETAKKVTAQAIQILGGNGYTREYPVERMHRDAAIYTIFEGTSEIQRLVIARTLSGMPIR; from the coding sequence ATGGCCGAGTTCACCATGGAGCTCAACGACGAACAGAAGGAGGTCCGGGACTGGCTGCACGGCTTCGCGGCCGACGTCATCCGCCCCGCGGCCGCCGAATGGGACGAGCGTGAGGAGACTCCCTGGCCGGTCATCCAGGAGGCCGCGAAGGTGGGCATCTACTCCCTCGACTTCTATGCGCAGCAGTACTTCGACCCCACCGGCCTCGGCATCCCGATGGCCATGGAGGAGCTCTTCTGGGGCGACGCGGGCATCGCCCTGTCGATCGTGGGTACCGGCCTCGCCGCGGTGGGCGTCCTCGCCAACGGCACCGAGGAGCAGATCGGCACCTGGATCCCGCAGATGTACGGTGACGCGGGCGACGTCAAGGTCGCGGCGTTCTGTTCCTCGGAGCCCGACGCCGGCTCGGACGTCGCCTCGATGCGCACCCGTGCCGTGTACGACGAGGCCAAGGACGAGTGGGTGCTCAACGGCACCAAGACCTGGGCGACCAACGGCGGCATCGCCAACGTCCACGTGGTCGTCGCGGTCGTCGACGCCGAGCTGGGCTCCAAGGGCCACGCCTCCTTCATCGTCCCGGCGGGCACCCCGGGTCTCGCCCAGGGCCAGAAGTTCAAGAAGCACGGCATCCGCGCCTCGCACACCGCCGAGGTGATCCTCGACAACGTGCGCGTCCCCGGCTCCTGCCTCCTCGGCGGCAAGGAGAAGCTGGACGAGCGGCTGGCGCGGGCGCGCGAGCGGGCGAAGTCGGGCGGCGAGCGGGTGAAGAACGCGGCGATGGCCACCTTCGAGGCGTCGCGGCCCGCGGTCGGCGCCATGGCCGTCGGCACCGCCCGTGCCGCGTACGAGGTGGCCCTCGACTACGCGAAGACCCGGGAGCAGTTCGGCCGTCCGATCATCGACAACCAGGGCGTCGCCTTCCAGCTCGCGGACATGCGCACCCAGATCGACGCCGCGCGGCTGCTGGTCTGGCGCGCTTCCTGGATGGCGGTCAACGGCAAGCAGTTCACGGCCGCCGAGGGCTCCATGTCGAAGCTGTTCGCCAGCGAGACCGCGAAGAAGGTCACCGCCCAGGCGATCCAGATCCTCGGCGGCAACGGCTACACCAGGGAGTACCCGGTGGAGCGCATGCACCGCGACGCCGCCATCTACACCATCTTCGAGGGCACCAGCGAGATCCAGCGGCTGGTGATCGCCCGGACCTTGTCGGGGATGCCGATCCGGTAG
- a CDS encoding IS1182 family transposase: protein MSLRGVDLGEIPEETARLARAVFPKGCLVMRVRDVLGPVFSDADFEELFPVRGRPVVSPARLALVSVLQFAEGLTDRQAAHAVRSRLDWKYALSLELADTGFDFSVLSEFRARLVDGEAGQMVFDAVLRAAGEAGLVKAGKRQRTDATHVLAATRDLNRLEFVVETLRAALNQVAEETGDWLVTVSPPEWFDRYSARPEDSRFPSRWAARVEHGDQCGIDGMTLLKAVWSAASPPSLRSLPAVEFLRQTWVQQFHHVEGTVRWRGTKDLPPGLIRLRTPYEPEARTGSKRDLGWSGYKVHLSETCEPDAPHLITHIRTTPAPVNDVLVLEDIHTALAERGLLPDEHLVDAGYIDAEQIHHARRDHDIELVGPVKSTTVKGQASGEIFDNTRFTIDWDQRQAICPGGQTSVVWREARSQFDAPVTRVRFAARHCDPCELRTSCTSSRTGRNLTLRPKTEHDILQQARIEQDTDHWRRRYGHRAGVEGTISQGVQAFGLRRSRYRGLAKTRLQHHFTGAAVNFARIDAWLTGRPLAKTRVSPFAALRPAG, encoded by the coding sequence GTGTCGTTGCGTGGGGTGGATCTGGGGGAGATCCCGGAGGAGACCGCTCGGCTGGCACGTGCGGTCTTCCCTAAGGGCTGCCTGGTGATGCGGGTGCGGGATGTGCTCGGGCCGGTGTTCTCGGATGCCGATTTCGAGGAACTTTTCCCGGTCAGGGGGCGGCCGGTGGTGTCTCCGGCCCGGCTCGCGCTGGTTTCGGTGTTGCAGTTCGCCGAGGGGCTGACCGACCGCCAGGCCGCGCACGCGGTCCGCTCGCGCCTGGACTGGAAGTACGCCCTTTCACTGGAGTTGGCCGACACCGGATTCGACTTCTCGGTGCTCAGCGAGTTCCGTGCCCGGCTGGTCGACGGCGAGGCCGGCCAGATGGTGTTCGACGCGGTACTCCGGGCGGCTGGCGAGGCAGGGCTGGTCAAGGCGGGCAAGCGGCAGCGCACGGATGCTACCCACGTGCTGGCCGCGACGAGAGACCTGAACCGGCTGGAGTTCGTGGTCGAGACACTGCGGGCGGCATTGAACCAGGTGGCGGAGGAGACCGGGGACTGGCTGGTGACGGTGTCGCCGCCGGAGTGGTTCGACCGCTACTCGGCCCGGCCGGAGGACAGCCGTTTCCCGTCCCGGTGGGCCGCGCGCGTCGAGCACGGCGACCAGTGCGGGATTGACGGCATGACGCTGCTGAAGGCCGTCTGGTCGGCTGCGTCACCGCCCTCGTTGCGCAGCCTGCCCGCAGTGGAGTTCCTGCGGCAGACCTGGGTGCAGCAGTTCCACCACGTCGAGGGCACCGTGCGCTGGCGCGGGACGAAGGACCTCCCACCCGGTCTGATCCGCTTACGGACCCCCTACGAGCCCGAGGCCCGCACTGGCTCGAAACGGGACCTGGGCTGGTCCGGTTACAAAGTCCACCTCAGCGAGACCTGCGAGCCCGACGCCCCGCATCTGATCACCCACATTCGCACCACGCCAGCGCCGGTCAACGACGTCCTCGTCCTGGAGGACATCCACACCGCCCTGGCCGAACGGGGTCTGCTGCCGGACGAGCACCTGGTGGACGCCGGATACATCGACGCCGAACAGATCCACCACGCCCGCCGCGATCACGACATCGAGCTGGTCGGCCCGGTCAAGTCCACCACCGTGAAGGGACAGGCGAGCGGAGAAATCTTCGACAACACCCGCTTCACCATCGACTGGGACCAGCGCCAGGCCATCTGCCCCGGCGGACAGACCAGCGTCGTCTGGCGGGAAGCCCGGAGCCAGTTCGACGCCCCGGTCACCCGGGTCCGGTTCGCCGCCCGGCACTGCGACCCCTGTGAGCTGCGGACCTCGTGCACCAGCTCCAGGACCGGCCGCAACCTGACCCTGAGACCGAAGACCGAGCACGACATCCTTCAGCAGGCCCGAATCGAGCAGGACACCGACCACTGGCGCCGACGCTACGGACACCGCGCCGGCGTCGAGGGCACCATCTCACAGGGCGTCCAGGCGTTCGGCCTGCGCAGATCCCGCTACCGCGGCCTCGCCAAAACCCGGTTGCAGCACCACTTCACCGGCGCCGCCGTCAACTTCGCCCGCATCGATGCCTGGCTCACCGGCAGACCACTCGCCAAGACCCGCGTTTCGCCCTTCGCAGCACTCCGCCCCGCTGGATGA
- a CDS encoding TetR family transcriptional regulator, producing MDTTQRTEQQRSADRRRRELLEAADRVVLRDGPQASMNAIAAEAGITKPILYRHFGDKGGLYAALAKRHTDALLDSLRAALDAPAERRERVEATLDTYLAAIEARPQVYRFLMHPADGSPGEQGFDVGKHSAPLLRRMGEELAQVIEDRLDLGPGSQQLARVWGHGIVGMMHAAGDWWLGERPCSRAELVRSLADLLWGRLAAAGDKIGGPGF from the coding sequence ATGGACACCACGCAGCGGACCGAGCAGCAACGGTCCGCCGACCGCCGAAGGCGCGAGCTGCTGGAGGCCGCCGACCGGGTGGTGCTGCGCGACGGGCCGCAGGCCTCGATGAACGCCATCGCGGCGGAGGCGGGCATCACCAAGCCGATCCTCTATCGCCACTTCGGTGACAAGGGAGGGCTGTACGCCGCCCTCGCCAAACGGCACACCGACGCGCTGCTGGACTCGCTGCGGGCGGCGCTGGACGCCCCCGCCGAGCGCCGGGAGCGGGTCGAGGCGACCCTCGACACCTACCTCGCGGCGATCGAGGCCCGGCCTCAGGTGTACCGGTTTCTGATGCATCCGGCCGACGGGTCACCCGGGGAGCAGGGGTTCGATGTCGGCAAGCACTCCGCTCCGCTGCTTCGGCGGATGGGCGAGGAGCTGGCCCAGGTCATCGAGGACCGGTTGGATCTCGGGCCCGGGAGCCAGCAGCTCGCGCGGGTGTGGGGGCATGGGATCGTCGGGATGATGCACGCGGCCGGGGACTGGTGGCTGGGCGAGCGGCCCTGCTCCCGGGCCGAACTGGTGCGCAGTCTGGCCGACCTGTTGTGGGGTCGCCTCGCGGCGGCCGGCGACAAGATCGGCGGTCCCGGGTTCTGA
- the def gene encoding peptide deformylase: protein MRHGSIPGAHGRVRPLTLLGDPVLHARCEDVTDFGPELARLVEDMFATMYAARGVGLAANQIGEPLRVFVYDCPDDEDVRHLGHVVNPRLVEADGIVLRGPEGCLSLPGLEAGTERYDHAVVEGVTMTGEPITVDGTGFFARCLQHEADHLEGRVYADRVEGRRKRKLMRQVSRASWRPGSGPV, encoded by the coding sequence ATGCGACACGGCTCCATCCCGGGCGCCCACGGGCGCGTCCGGCCCCTCACCCTGCTCGGCGACCCCGTCCTGCACGCCCGTTGCGAGGACGTCACCGACTTCGGCCCCGAACTCGCCCGCCTCGTCGAGGACATGTTCGCCACGATGTACGCGGCCAGGGGGGTCGGCCTGGCGGCCAACCAGATCGGCGAGCCGCTGCGCGTCTTCGTCTACGACTGCCCCGACGACGAGGACGTCCGCCATCTGGGCCATGTGGTGAACCCGAGGCTGGTCGAGGCGGACGGCATCGTGCTGCGGGGACCGGAGGGCTGTCTGTCCCTCCCCGGCCTGGAGGCGGGAACGGAGCGCTATGACCACGCGGTGGTCGAGGGCGTCACGATGACCGGCGAGCCGATCACCGTCGACGGCACGGGTTTCTTTGCCAGATGCTTGCAGCACGAGGCCGACCACCTGGAAGGCCGCGTGTACGCGGACCGGGTGGAGGGCCGGCGCAAGCGGAAGCTGATGCGCCAGGTGTCCCGAGCCTCCTGGCGCCCAGGGAGCGGTCCGGTCTGA
- a CDS encoding cytochrome c oxidase assembly protein encodes MDHSGHGMTMDLPPFTLGRGLQWSADPFFLVACLVGLGLYGWGVVRLRRRGDAWSVGRTVSFVVGVLTVGLVMCTRLNDYGMVMFSVHMVQHMVISMLSPILILLGAPMTLALRALPAAGRGRKGPRELLLMLLHSRYMRIITHPAFTIPLFIASLYALYFTPLFDFLMGSKTGHVAMMVHFLAVGVVFFWPIIGVDPGPNRPGYLMRMLELFAGMPFHAFFGIALMMASQPMVETFKNPPASLGIDALSDQNAAGGIAWAFSEIPSVLVLIALLFQWYGSEQRQAKRKDRAADRDGDQELEAYNAYLASLQARGR; translated from the coding sequence ATGGATCACAGCGGGCACGGCATGACCATGGATCTGCCGCCGTTCACGCTGGGGCGGGGTCTTCAGTGGTCGGCGGACCCGTTCTTCCTCGTCGCCTGCCTGGTGGGGCTCGGACTGTACGGCTGGGGGGTCGTGCGGCTGCGCAGGCGCGGGGACGCCTGGTCGGTGGGGCGGACCGTGTCGTTCGTCGTAGGTGTGCTGACCGTCGGGCTCGTGATGTGCACCCGGCTGAACGACTACGGGATGGTCATGTTCAGCGTGCACATGGTGCAGCACATGGTGATCAGCATGCTGTCGCCGATCCTGATCCTGCTGGGCGCGCCCATGACGCTCGCGCTGCGCGCGCTGCCGGCCGCCGGCCGGGGCCGCAAGGGGCCGCGCGAGCTGCTGCTGATGCTGCTGCACAGCCGCTACATGCGGATCATCACGCATCCCGCGTTCACCATCCCGCTGTTCATCGCGAGTCTCTACGCGCTGTACTTCACGCCGCTGTTCGACTTCCTGATGGGCTCCAAGACCGGACACGTCGCGATGATGGTGCACTTCCTCGCCGTCGGCGTGGTGTTCTTCTGGCCGATCATCGGCGTGGACCCGGGCCCGAACCGGCCGGGCTATCTGATGCGGATGCTGGAGCTGTTCGCGGGCATGCCGTTCCACGCGTTCTTCGGCATCGCGTTGATGATGGCCTCGCAGCCGATGGTCGAGACGTTCAAGAACCCGCCCGCCTCGCTGGGCATCGACGCGCTGTCCGACCAGAACGCGGCCGGCGGCATCGCCTGGGCGTTCAGCGAGATCCCGTCCGTGCTGGTGCTGATCGCCCTGCTGTTCCAGTGGTACGGCTCCGAGCAGCGGCAGGCCAAGCGCAAGGACCGGGCCGCCGACCGCGACGGGGACCAGGAGCTGGAGGCGTACAACGCCTATCTTGCGTCGCTCCAGGCACGCGGGCGCTGA
- a CDS encoding cupin domain-containing protein → MVSDGLLVPPGHGRVVQTPAQRVTFKVTGTHSRVASTFEVEVPPGFDVGAHVHTRSEELFYVLEGELDVLAFEPRVRTADNWQRWQSSSGAGVVRATPGTVIVVPPGCPHAFANPTDATTRVFFQSSPPPDHERYFEELLEILAAGGPPDHEAIELLRKRYDIEQLTPLKHR, encoded by the coding sequence ATGGTGAGCGACGGACTGCTGGTGCCGCCGGGCCACGGCAGGGTCGTCCAGACCCCGGCCCAGCGGGTGACGTTCAAGGTCACCGGCACCCACTCGCGCGTGGCCTCCACCTTCGAGGTGGAGGTCCCGCCGGGCTTCGATGTGGGTGCCCATGTGCACACCCGCAGCGAGGAGTTGTTCTACGTCCTCGAAGGCGAGCTGGACGTCCTCGCCTTCGAGCCGCGGGTGCGTACGGCCGACAACTGGCAGCGCTGGCAGTCGAGTTCGGGCGCGGGGGTGGTCCGGGCCACCCCGGGCACGGTCATCGTCGTGCCCCCGGGCTGCCCCCACGCCTTCGCCAACCCGACGGACGCTACGACGAGGGTGTTCTTCCAGTCCTCCCCGCCACCCGACCACGAGCGCTACTTCGAGGAGCTGCTCGAGATCCTGGCCGCCGGGGGCCCACCGGACCACGAGGCGATCGAGCTCCTGCGGAAGCGCTACGACATCGAACAACTCACCCCTTTGAAGCACCGGTGA
- a CDS encoding type 1 glutamine amidotransferase — translation MSDNQLRLVWIYPDLLSTYGDQGNALVVERRARQRGLDVARLDVRSDQPIPTSGDIYLIGGGEDRPQRLAAERLRRDAHLYQAVNNGAIVFAVCAGYQILGHEFVNDLGQREPGLGLLDVTTTRGEGERCVGDVLGDIDPRLGLPQLTGFENHQGVTHLGPTARPLARVQLGKGNGTGDGTEGAYNDTVFGTYMHGPVLARNPLIADLLLKLALDVNALPPIDDRWYEALRGERIAAAQQPA, via the coding sequence ATGAGCGACAACCAACTGCGGCTGGTGTGGATCTACCCCGACCTGCTGAGCACCTACGGCGACCAGGGCAACGCCCTCGTCGTCGAGCGCCGCGCGCGGCAGCGCGGTCTCGACGTGGCGCGCCTCGACGTGCGCAGCGACCAGCCGATCCCGACGTCCGGTGACATCTACCTCATCGGCGGCGGCGAGGACCGTCCGCAGCGGCTCGCGGCGGAGCGGCTGCGCCGGGACGCGCACCTGTACCAGGCCGTGAACAACGGCGCGATCGTGTTCGCGGTCTGCGCCGGCTACCAGATCCTGGGCCACGAGTTCGTCAACGACCTCGGGCAGCGCGAGCCGGGTCTCGGCCTGCTGGACGTGACGACGACGCGCGGCGAGGGCGAGCGGTGCGTCGGCGATGTCCTCGGGGACATCGACCCGCGGCTCGGTCTGCCACAGCTGACCGGCTTCGAAAACCACCAGGGCGTCACCCACCTCGGCCCGACCGCCCGCCCCCTCGCCCGGGTCCAGCTCGGCAAGGGCAACGGCACCGGCGACGGCACCGAGGGCGCGTACAACGACACCGTGTTCGGGACGTACATGCACGGCCCGGTGCTGGCGCGCAACCCGCTCATCGCGGACCTGCTGCTGAAGCTGGCGCTCGACGTGAACGCGCTGCCGCCGATCGACGACCGCTGGTACGAGGCGCTGCGGGGCGAGCGCATCGCGGCTGCGCAGCAGCCTGCCTGA